The Deinococcus malanensis DNA segment GTCGTTGCGGCGCTGCATGTGACGCCCGTAACTACTCGTGGCCCTCAACCGGGCCCGCGCCACATTGCGGGCGAACTCGGCAGCGCCGGCCCACTCCAATTCTTCCTGCTGGGCCTCCTGCGTATCGTGGGGGCGAGATCGTAGGGAATGAAATAGCTGGCGGCAGCCGAATGGTAAGTGGGCACCTGACGTCCGGCCCGCCGGGTCCCTTGTCCATGAACAAGGAAACCGAGAGCCAGCAGACGCTGCACCCGTTTGGACGTGGTGTTGACGCTGACCCCAGTCAACGCCGCCGCGTCGCTGACGGTGCATTCCTGACCTAGGAAAGCACTGATCAACGGTTGAGAAGCGGGACTGAGCAGAAACGCTGCCAGCGCCGACGAGGTGACCGTTGCGGCGGTCGGGGGTGCAGCGGGCATGAGGCCAGTCTGACATTCTGCTGCTTGAATGTCGTGCGTGCATTTCCAGCAGCCTGGCCTCAGGCTGCGGCGATGGACGAATCACTGACGCGATTACTTCTGGCCGAACAGGAAGCCCGTGCCCGGCGCTGGCGCGAGGAAGCCAGGGTAACCCATGAGCTGAACCGGCCCAGACCGCCAGCGTCTTGTGCCGTGCGGTCTCTGTTGCGATTGGGGTGTCTGTCGCTGGTGTGGCACCAGACCTGTGCCGTAAACTGCCGAGTCTATGTCTGCCGCCTCCCGCCCCTCCCGGACCCTGCCCCCTCACCGGCTGAGTGTGGCGCCCATGATGGACTGGACGGACCGGCACTGCCGGGTGTTTCACCGCACCCTTACCCGCCGCACGCTGCTGTACACCGAGATGGTCACCACCGGCGCCATTCTGCACGGCGACCGCGATCGCCACCTGGGATTTGACCGTGTAGAGCACCCGGTGGCCCTGCAACTGGGCGGCAGTGACCCAGCAGCCCTGGCTGAGTGCACCCGCATGGCCGAGGACTACGGCTACGACGAGGTCAACCTCAATTGTGGCTGCCCCAGTGACCGGGTCAGCAGCGGCTCGTTCGGTGCCTGCCTGATGGGTGCGCCGGACGTGGTGGCCCGCGCGGTGGAGGCCATGCGCGGCGCCACCGGCCTGCCGGTGACGGTCAAGCACCGTATCGGTATTGACGATCTTGACAGCTACGAGCACCTGACCCACTTTGTGCGGACAGTGGAGGCTGCGGGTTGCCAGACCTTCATCGTGCACGCCCGCAAGGCCTGGCTTTCAGGCCTGTCTCCCAAGGAGAACCGGGAAATTCCGCCGCTGCGGTATGAGGTGGTCGAGCAGCTCAAGGCCGACTTCCCGCACCTGACAGTGGTCCTCAACGGCGGCGTACTGGACCTGGCGCAGACCCGGCGCGCGCTGAGCTGGGCAGACGGCGTCATGATCGGCCGCGCCGCCTACCAGACCCCATTCCTATTGGCCACGGCAGATCAGGACATTTTTGGGGAGTCAGGCGTTCCGGTCACCCGCCGCGGGGCCATCGAAGCGTTCCTGCCCTACGTCGCGGGGCAGCTGTCTGCTGGCCAACCCCTGAACCGCATGATGAAGCACACCCTGGGTCTGTTTGCCGGTCAGCCTGGAGCACGCCACTGGAAACGCACCCTGTCGGAACAGGGCCACCGCGAGGGCACCGGGTTGGAGGTCGTGCGGGCAGCGCTGGAGGGCGTACCTGACGAGGTCCTAGACGCAGGGGCGGTCCTGACAGAAGCTCAACCGGCCTGAGCGCAAGAAGGGCGCCAGTCATCCATGACGGGCGCCCTTCTGCCTGCTCCTGGCTTTACCGCAGGAAACTGCTGCCTTCCTCCAGGCCGCGTACCCACGCCACGATAATGTCAATGCAGGCTTTGACATCTCTGGCATCGACCATCTCGTTGGGGCTGTGCATGTAGCGGTTGGGAATGCTGACCACGGCCCCGGGCACACCTTCACGCGAGAGCATCATGGTGTCCGCGTCCGTGAAAGTCAGGCGGGGGCTGGCCGAGACGCTGTAGGGAATACCCTCGCGCTCGGCAGCTTCTTTCATCTGCCGGAAAATCACCGGGCTGACCATGGCGCCCACCGTGAGGTTCGCGCCGCTGCCAAACGGCACCACGCCGTACTTCTCGGCCTTCACGCCAGGCTGGGTCGTCTCGTGCGTGACATCCACCGCCACGCCGGCGATAGGCCGCATCCGGTGGGCGGCGGTCTTGCTGCCGTACGAGCCGATCTCCTCCTGGCTGGTGCCCACTGCCACGATGCGGTGCTTCAGGTCCACGTCTTTGAGCGCGCGCAGGGCTTCGAGCACAATGAATCCGCCCACCCGGTTGTCCAGCGCCCGGCTGACGATCTTGTTCCCGACCATCACAGTCGGTTGTTCAATCACCGCGACCGTGCCTACCGGAATGCGATTTCGGGCGTCCTCGGCCGTCATATCTACGTCAATCCACAGATCCTCAAGCTTGCTGGCTTTGCTACGGTCGTCCTCATCCATCACGTGAATGGCTT contains these protein-coding regions:
- the dusA gene encoding tRNA dihydrouridine(20/20a) synthase DusA yields the protein MSAASRPSRTLPPHRLSVAPMMDWTDRHCRVFHRTLTRRTLLYTEMVTTGAILHGDRDRHLGFDRVEHPVALQLGGSDPAALAECTRMAEDYGYDEVNLNCGCPSDRVSSGSFGACLMGAPDVVARAVEAMRGATGLPVTVKHRIGIDDLDSYEHLTHFVRTVEAAGCQTFIVHARKAWLSGLSPKENREIPPLRYEVVEQLKADFPHLTVVLNGGVLDLAQTRRALSWADGVMIGRAAYQTPFLLATADQDIFGESGVPVTRRGAIEAFLPYVAGQLSAGQPLNRMMKHTLGLFAGQPGARHWKRTLSEQGHREGTGLEVVRAALEGVPDEVLDAGAVLTEAQPA
- a CDS encoding M20/M25/M40 family metallo-hydrolase, producing MSEINQDFLFALLREAAPSGFERRAADVWLKEAATFARTSEDHYGNVYAELGPEGAPAIILTGHLDEIGLMVSHVNDQGFLHVLPLGGWDPQVLVGQRVRLLAPEGDLIGVIGKKAIHVMDEDDRSKASKLEDLWIDVDMTAEDARNRIPVGTVAVIEQPTVMVGNKIVSRALDNRVGGFIVLEALRALKDVDLKHRIVAVGTSQEEIGSYGSKTAAHRMRPIAGVAVDVTHETTQPGVKAEKYGVVPFGSGANLTVGAMVSPVIFRQMKEAAEREGIPYSVSASPRLTFTDADTMMLSREGVPGAVVSIPNRYMHSPNEMVDARDVKACIDIIVAWVRGLEEGSSFLR